From Algoriphagus sp. NG3, the proteins below share one genomic window:
- a CDS encoding PepSY-associated TM helix domain-containing protein, with product MKLKKKTLFKIHSWIGIKLGILFFIVCFSGTMATLSNEMDWLYYPGLRATGQGERVSYNSLVHEIQKEFPNGTLTYWVIPDEPYLNDIAYVEEDGYRRYVFVDPYRGQVTGSTSVTFQRFFRDFHYYLFMPFYQIGYFIVLVFAFFLLMAFVTAIIFYKKWWQKLLELKFQKGSLVFFRSLHRVVGLWSIPFAMVVTLTGIWYFIERTNIGNVSGISNPQPPSFENVQNGDITIDTVAFSYQLDYDKAAELAQTEIPGLKIGGVVPARKANEPIYIRGKSHVPLVRKRANRVYVSTGDYKVVGIQKAEDIPTVMYINDIADPLHFGSWGGLITKIIWFLGGLSISGLVLTGLWIALKRQAKQLAAGNPVMGIWKYINWAISSIIVGFMYYFMISTYSVSWSALVAVTLILGIIVLISWYVFDYRLKKAVL from the coding sequence GTGAAACTGAAAAAAAAGACACTGTTCAAAATCCATAGCTGGATCGGAATCAAACTGGGTATACTGTTTTTTATAGTATGCTTTTCTGGTACGATGGCGACCTTGAGCAACGAAATGGACTGGCTATACTATCCCGGGCTTCGTGCAACAGGCCAAGGGGAACGGGTCAGCTATAATTCACTCGTACACGAGATCCAAAAGGAGTTCCCTAACGGGACATTGACCTATTGGGTGATACCGGATGAACCTTACCTTAACGACATAGCCTATGTGGAAGAAGATGGGTACAGGAGATATGTGTTCGTAGATCCCTACAGGGGGCAAGTCACGGGAAGTACTTCGGTTACTTTCCAGCGGTTTTTCCGGGATTTTCACTATTACCTATTCATGCCTTTTTATCAGATCGGCTATTTTATCGTCTTGGTATTCGCTTTTTTCCTGCTTATGGCCTTCGTGACCGCAATCATATTCTATAAAAAATGGTGGCAAAAACTCTTGGAGCTTAAATTCCAAAAAGGCTCATTAGTCTTTTTCCGCAGTTTGCACCGGGTAGTTGGTTTATGGTCCATCCCCTTTGCAATGGTGGTCACACTTACCGGCATATGGTATTTCATCGAACGCACCAACATTGGAAACGTATCCGGGATATCCAACCCACAGCCCCCCTCATTTGAAAATGTTCAAAATGGGGATATAACTATAGACACGGTAGCATTTTCTTACCAGTTGGATTACGATAAGGCCGCTGAGCTGGCTCAAACAGAAATACCAGGTCTGAAAATCGGCGGAGTAGTTCCAGCGAGAAAAGCCAACGAGCCTATTTATATCCGGGGAAAAAGCCATGTGCCGCTCGTAAGGAAAAGAGCAAACAGAGTATATGTATCTACAGGAGACTATAAGGTGGTGGGTATTCAGAAAGCAGAAGATATCCCAACAGTGATGTATATTAATGACATCGCTGATCCCCTTCATTTTGGTAGCTGGGGAGGGTTAATCACCAAAATAATATGGTTTCTTGGTGGATTATCCATTTCCGGATTGGTGCTCACTGGACTGTGGATAGCACTCAAACGCCAAGCAAAACAACTGGCCGCAGGAAATCCGGTGATGGGGATTTGGAAATACATCAATTGGGCGATTTCATCGATTATAGTAGGCTTTATGTACTATTTTATGATTTCCACCTATTCTGTCTCCTGGTCAGCGCTAGTTGCCGTTACCCTGATACTTGGCATCATCGTACTCATCAGTTGGTATGTATTTGATTACAGGCTTAAAAAAGCTGTGCTGTGA
- a CDS encoding DUF349 domain-containing protein produces MTEKSNDPSEKDKVTQASNSEEVKGIDKKENSEAQDESLTVQPDDSVHAENVAEDQSLPLNEEAGAPDPNKLTDESDDDSSAVEETAASEIPESPVNKDTDAVKNADGEELTGNHDKSVGNSDTDESEGEEDDDHDHDETIDTSSLSKTELLTLLKSKVKQGSINRIDKLVHEIKTAFDEYTSKEKEEALERFKTEGGVEDDFDFRPSDEEKEFNTYYYEYKNQLNSLRKEAEKKKEANLAAKTELLNKLRELVDGEETTLSMSTIKSLQEEWKSIGQVPSSQNRSLWASYNALMDRFYDNRSIYFELKELDRKKNLESKLELVEKAKALKDVKDLKDAIKSLNELHEEFKHIGPVPRDEQEELWQKFKGASDAVYERRKDFYDGQKEVFKENQKQKEALIEVLKPFAEFTADRIRDWNTKTKEILEIQKSWEKIGPVPRESGKEINKTFWASFKQFFHNKNLFFKELDEVRLQNQARAEELITKAEELKDSTDWQNTSNALVRLQQDWKKLGPTPEKSRDSLYKRFKLACDTFFDNRRESNKASNAEFEDNLKKKQEICDQISKAASSGDVSEEELSKLVGEFNDIGFVPRKAMKEIQVQFKTVVDQYLEKLSPEGSGREDFLFRLNLNRLQSDPNAVKTLNKKEHGIRKQISELENNITLWKNNLEFFAASRTADKLKDQFDLKIQKAEEEIEKLKSKLSILREF; encoded by the coding sequence ATGACTGAGAAAAGTAACGATCCGTCCGAAAAGGACAAGGTGACCCAAGCCTCAAATTCTGAAGAGGTAAAGGGTATAGACAAAAAAGAAAATTCTGAGGCACAGGATGAATCTCTGACAGTTCAGCCTGATGATTCCGTACATGCTGAAAATGTTGCAGAGGATCAAAGTCTCCCTCTAAATGAGGAGGCGGGTGCTCCTGATCCAAATAAGCTTACTGATGAATCTGATGACGATAGCAGTGCCGTGGAAGAAACTGCTGCATCGGAAATACCAGAGTCACCAGTAAATAAGGATACGGATGCTGTAAAAAATGCCGATGGTGAAGAGTTGACTGGGAACCATGATAAATCTGTAGGTAATTCGGATACAGATGAATCAGAAGGAGAAGAGGATGATGACCATGATCATGATGAGACAATTGACACGAGTTCTCTTTCCAAAACCGAACTCCTGACTCTGCTTAAGAGTAAAGTGAAGCAAGGTAGTATAAATAGAATCGACAAGCTGGTGCATGAAATCAAGACGGCTTTTGATGAGTACACGAGTAAGGAAAAGGAGGAAGCCCTTGAGCGATTTAAAACCGAAGGGGGAGTAGAGGACGATTTTGATTTCCGGCCTAGTGATGAGGAAAAGGAATTCAATACCTACTATTACGAATATAAAAATCAGCTTAACTCACTCCGCAAGGAGGCTGAAAAGAAAAAAGAGGCCAATCTTGCGGCTAAAACAGAACTGCTTAATAAACTTCGTGAGTTAGTTGATGGGGAAGAGACCACGCTCAGTATGTCCACGATCAAGTCGTTACAGGAAGAGTGGAAAAGCATCGGTCAGGTACCTTCTTCTCAAAACAGAAGTCTTTGGGCAAGTTACAATGCGTTGATGGATCGCTTTTATGATAATAGAAGCATCTATTTTGAGCTTAAGGAGCTTGATAGGAAGAAAAATCTTGAAAGCAAATTAGAGCTGGTAGAAAAGGCCAAAGCACTGAAGGATGTCAAGGATCTCAAAGATGCCATCAAATCCCTAAACGAGCTTCACGAAGAATTCAAACATATAGGGCCTGTTCCCAGAGATGAGCAAGAGGAACTTTGGCAGAAATTCAAAGGAGCCTCTGATGCAGTATATGAGCGTAGAAAGGATTTTTACGATGGTCAAAAGGAAGTATTTAAAGAAAACCAGAAGCAAAAAGAAGCATTAATTGAAGTCCTAAAACCTTTTGCTGAATTTACGGCTGACAGGATCCGGGATTGGAATACCAAGACAAAAGAAATTCTCGAAATTCAGAAAAGCTGGGAAAAAATAGGCCCAGTACCGAGAGAATCCGGTAAGGAGATCAACAAGACATTCTGGGCATCATTCAAGCAATTTTTCCATAATAAGAATTTATTCTTCAAGGAATTGGATGAAGTCAGATTACAGAATCAGGCCAGAGCAGAGGAATTGATTACTAAGGCCGAAGAGTTAAAAGACAGTACTGATTGGCAGAATACCAGCAATGCTCTGGTAAGACTCCAACAAGACTGGAAAAAATTAGGTCCGACTCCGGAAAAAAGCAGGGACAGTCTTTACAAGCGCTTTAAACTTGCTTGTGATACGTTCTTTGATAATAGAAGAGAGTCTAACAAAGCCTCAAATGCGGAATTTGAAGACAACTTGAAGAAAAAACAGGAGATTTGTGATCAGATTTCGAAGGCAGCCTCTAGTGGTGATGTCTCAGAGGAGGAATTGAGCAAATTGGTAGGTGAGTTCAACGATATTGGTTTTGTGCCTAGAAAGGCGATGAAGGAGATCCAGGTCCAATTCAAAACAGTAGTGGACCAATACCTGGAAAAACTTAGCCCGGAAGGTTCTGGAAGGGAAGACTTCCTTTTTAGACTAAACTTAAACAGACTCCAGTCGGATCCTAATGCGGTAAAAACCTTAAATAAGAAAGAACACGGTATCAGGAAGCAGATTTCCGAATTGGAGAATAATATTACCCTTTGGAAAAATAACCTGGAGTTCTTCGCTGCCTCCAGAACAGCGGATAAATTGAAAGACCAGTTTGATCTGAAGATCCAAAAAGCGGAAGAGGAAATCGAAAAGTTGAAGAGCAAGCTTTCGATTTTGAGAGAGTTTTAA
- a CDS encoding FAD:protein FMN transferase gives MKIRIYSLLLLFSCSSPNNQYTELDGEIFGTYYSIHYKANEDHRATIEDLLDTYGKAVSKYEPESELSEFNETGKVVYRSPYLKDLTVSAKHFNGLSNGALNPTLMPLIEAWGFGSSDPQKLDSASVDSLLKFTDFSVIIDNDSMLTTSKDGVTLDLNFLGEGYGIDMIGDFLEREGIDDFKVEIGGEVLCKGLSPKGALWRIGIENPISEKGAADHLYAIISLEDEALGSSGSYRHFILDSLGRRQSHLLDPRTGYPIQHHLISATVKAQDCITADALATACMIMGEKEGKRMVESLEGIEALFVYLDDGVTSYWQSRGFNAEVLNP, from the coding sequence ATGAAAATCCGCATTTATTCCCTTTTACTCCTGTTTTCTTGCAGTTCACCTAACAATCAATACACTGAATTGGATGGTGAAATATTTGGAACATATTATTCTATTCACTACAAAGCCAATGAGGATCATCGAGCAACCATTGAAGATCTCCTGGACACGTATGGGAAAGCAGTGAGCAAATATGAACCGGAATCGGAGCTTTCTGAATTTAACGAAACCGGCAAAGTAGTGTACCGATCCCCTTATTTAAAAGACCTGACAGTAAGTGCAAAGCATTTTAACGGACTTTCAAATGGAGCGCTCAATCCCACGCTAATGCCGTTGATTGAAGCATGGGGATTTGGTTCTTCAGATCCCCAAAAACTGGACAGTGCTTCTGTTGACTCACTGCTGAAGTTCACGGATTTCTCAGTAATTATTGATAATGACAGTATGTTAACTACTTCAAAAGATGGAGTCACGCTGGATCTTAATTTCTTGGGAGAAGGGTATGGAATTGATATGATTGGTGATTTCTTGGAGAGAGAGGGAATTGACGATTTCAAAGTGGAAATAGGAGGCGAGGTTCTTTGCAAGGGATTAAGCCCCAAAGGAGCTCTCTGGAGAATAGGAATAGAAAATCCAATTTCCGAAAAAGGTGCTGCTGATCACCTCTACGCAATCATTTCCTTGGAAGACGAGGCCCTGGGAAGCTCTGGCAGCTACCGTCATTTTATACTGGATAGCTTAGGACGTAGGCAGTCTCATCTACTGGATCCCCGAACCGGCTATCCCATTCAGCATCACCTGATCAGTGCAACGGTAAAAGCGCAAGATTGCATCACCGCTGATGCCTTAGCCACAGCCTGTATGATCATGGGTGAGAAGGAGGGAAAGCGTATGGTTGAAAGCTTGGAGGGTATAGAGGCATTATTCGTTTATCTGGATGACGGAGTTACCTCCTATTGGCAATCCAGGGGATTCAATGCCGAAGTACTTAATCCGTAA
- a CDS encoding YqgE/AlgH family protein, whose amino-acid sequence MSIEAQRNPKPGDLLISEPFLQDENFVRSVVLLCEHSEEGSFGLIINKPSILKLGELVEALDFLDKEVFVGGPVEQNTLHFIYFGEKSLEGSIPLGKNIWWGGDFNMLVSKLKLGLFDPGSIRFFLGYSGWGTDQLDEELSDEIWIICKDHLGEKTFDFSPEQLWKDLLKNMGGEFKVIANYPLDPRLN is encoded by the coding sequence ATGAGTATAGAAGCACAACGTAATCCTAAACCCGGTGATCTTTTAATTTCCGAGCCATTTCTTCAAGATGAGAATTTTGTGCGCTCGGTCGTATTGCTTTGTGAGCATTCCGAAGAAGGTAGCTTTGGCTTGATCATAAACAAGCCCTCCATCCTCAAACTTGGGGAACTTGTGGAGGCATTGGATTTTCTGGATAAAGAAGTGTTTGTGGGCGGACCAGTGGAGCAGAATACGTTACACTTCATATATTTTGGTGAAAAATCGCTGGAAGGAAGTATTCCACTAGGTAAAAATATTTGGTGGGGAGGAGACTTCAATATGCTGGTGTCTAAGCTTAAACTAGGGCTTTTCGACCCGGGTTCAATCAGGTTTTTCTTAGGATATAGTGGTTGGGGTACTGATCAACTTGATGAGGAATTATCCGATGAAATATGGATCATCTGTAAGGATCATCTGGGAGAAAAAACCTTTGATTTCTCACCTGAACAACTATGGAAAGACCTGCTAAAGAATATGGGAGGAGAATTTAAGGTTATAGCAAATTATCCACTAGATCCAAGATTAAATTAG